Proteins co-encoded in one Kribbella solani genomic window:
- the ligD gene encoding non-homologous end-joining DNA ligase: MAGAQQQLTTEVDGQTMKLTNLGKVLYPQTGFTKAEVIDYYHQVATLLLPHLSDRPLTRKRWPDGTEAAYFFEKNAPRGTPTWVRTVTLPTPGSSTGRDEADFVVADDVQTVVWLANLAALELHVPQWRIGLSDQGKDPQADLIVFDLDPGPGATIVECCDVALALRQLLSHYGLEGWPKTSGNKGMHLYVPIEPASSKLTSAFAKQLAEQLAEALPESVTANMTKALRPGKVFIDWSQNASAKTTLAPYSLRGSDEPRVSTPIDWDEVASATSPEELRFMPHDVLERIEAYGDVLDGLYDDPQPLPS; encoded by the coding sequence ATGGCGGGAGCGCAGCAGCAGCTGACTACTGAGGTTGACGGGCAGACCATGAAGCTGACCAACCTCGGCAAAGTGCTGTATCCACAGACCGGGTTCACCAAGGCCGAGGTGATCGACTACTACCACCAGGTGGCGACGCTGCTGCTGCCACACCTCAGTGACCGGCCGCTGACCCGTAAACGCTGGCCGGACGGTACGGAGGCCGCGTACTTCTTCGAGAAGAACGCTCCACGCGGTACGCCGACCTGGGTACGCACCGTGACCCTGCCTACACCTGGCAGCTCCACCGGGCGCGACGAGGCCGACTTTGTCGTCGCGGATGACGTACAGACGGTCGTGTGGCTGGCCAACCTCGCTGCGCTCGAGCTGCACGTACCGCAGTGGCGGATCGGGCTGTCCGACCAGGGCAAGGACCCACAGGCCGACCTGATCGTGTTCGACCTCGACCCGGGGCCTGGCGCGACGATCGTGGAGTGCTGCGACGTCGCACTGGCGCTACGGCAACTGTTGAGCCACTACGGGCTGGAGGGCTGGCCGAAGACCTCCGGCAACAAGGGCATGCACCTGTACGTACCGATCGAGCCTGCTTCGTCCAAACTGACCAGTGCATTCGCCAAGCAGCTGGCAGAACAGCTGGCGGAGGCGCTGCCCGAGAGCGTCACCGCGAACATGACCAAGGCGCTCCGGCCGGGCAAGGTGTTCATCGACTGGAGCCAGAACGCCAGTGCGAAGACCACGCTGGCCCCGTACTCCCTGCGTGGTTCTGACGAGCCCCGGGTGTCCACACCGATCGACTGGGACGAAGTGGCGTCCGCTACGTCACCAGAGGAGCTCCGCTTCATGCCACACGACGTACTGGAGCGGATCGAGGCGTACGGCGACGTACTGGACGGGCTGTACGACGATCCGCAGCCGCTACCGTCGTAA
- a CDS encoding alpha/beta fold hydrolase, with product MDSYGSVTGDGVPLGAQDWPARRVPVDGVELLVRDVPDAAPDLPPALFVHGLGGSSLNWTALGLLLNDTIRGVAPDLPGFGRTPLAGVAGISEQAAVLVALLEREFDQPVHVFGNSMGGAASVALAAQRPDLVASLTLISPALPHPRVSTSALWFTVLATPRLGPAVMERTRRLPFDQRFQASLSMVFGDPRSLAPEVRAAYEQELHRRDTDPWGQEATVSGARSILRSSLARPRRSLWADAAKVECPVLLIYGGRDKLVDARIRTKAQRTFPNARLLYLPQSGHVAQMEHPDQVAGAFRQLIESNPSLD from the coding sequence GTGGATAGTTACGGGTCAGTAACCGGGGACGGGGTGCCGCTGGGGGCGCAGGACTGGCCGGCGCGGCGGGTGCCGGTGGACGGGGTGGAGCTGCTGGTCAGGGACGTACCTGACGCGGCGCCGGACCTGCCACCTGCACTGTTCGTGCATGGTCTGGGCGGGTCCTCGCTCAACTGGACCGCTCTGGGCCTTCTACTGAACGACACGATCCGTGGAGTCGCACCGGACCTGCCAGGCTTCGGGCGTACGCCGCTGGCTGGGGTAGCTGGGATCTCAGAGCAGGCTGCTGTGCTGGTGGCGTTGCTGGAGCGGGAGTTCGACCAGCCGGTCCATGTGTTCGGCAACTCGATGGGCGGAGCCGCTTCAGTCGCTCTGGCTGCCCAGCGCCCCGACCTGGTGGCGTCGCTCACCCTCATCTCACCAGCACTGCCGCATCCGCGCGTGTCCACCAGTGCACTGTGGTTCACCGTGCTGGCCACGCCACGGCTCGGTCCCGCGGTCATGGAGCGTACGCGGCGACTGCCGTTCGACCAGAGGTTCCAGGCGTCGTTGTCGATGGTCTTCGGCGACCCGCGGTCGCTGGCGCCGGAGGTACGCGCGGCGTACGAGCAGGAGCTGCACCGGCGTGACACCGATCCGTGGGGTCAGGAGGCGACCGTCTCTGGTGCGCGCAGCATCCTGCGGTCCTCTCTGGCCAGACCGAGACGGTCGCTCTGGGCGGACGCCGCGAAGGTGGAGTGTCCGGTACTACTTATCTACGGCGGCCGGGACAAGCTGGTGGACGCGCGGATTCGCACCAAGGCCCAGCGCACGTTCCCGAACGCCCGGCTGCTCTATCTGCCGCAGTCCGGTCACGTCGCGCAGATGGAGCATCCGGATCAGGTGGCCGGCGCGTTCCGCCAGTTGATCGAGTCGAATCCGAGCCTGGACTGA
- a CDS encoding Calx-beta domain-containing protein — MVALLGVGTLTAAAAAPEPPPAQESAPAAAKVAQGNQWDVRAVKGGYQLTLRLDAPAPMRASLPLLVVDGRPVGVAKQSANRKTLTLTTADPAVLKARDVRLVWSGDLGKQAAGQSRAIPAPGPTDAYWLKARSAPLLPADPGALGKYKVDTAEYNLGDEAVNLPGLGHRSEVRGKVYSPRGAVGPRPLVIFLHGRHEACYGDPTHPSENEKPWPCPAGMKAIPSYRGYDGAANALASNGYQVVSISANAVNAWDSDAYDAGAQARAELVLDHLALWRKWSTVGGGPFGTRFVGRVNLQNVGLMGHSRGGEGVARAAVLNADRGGQYGIRAVLPLAPTDFARTTVPGVAMSVVLPYCDGDVSDLQGQMFYDDTRYAVDGDTAPRSTVTVLGANHNFFNTEWTPGQSEAPSDDDWSGDAKQAPCGAKYAGRLTAKQQQAVETAYVAGFFRLQLGNEKQFVAQFDGSDARAASAGKAVVRVVSQAPLASRRDLNRFDTPLPAGAVSGKASATVCAGVTPPSGSERAATPTCMKTDDWGNAPHWGAGWFASKTPTVAVTKLAWTGTTGVVRVAVPSGQRDVRRFAALTFRAMPDPAGTPKTDLTVRVVDRHGRTAAVPVSAVSDALVRMPGANAMGLPKNLLRTVRIPVASLKGVDLSDVRAVELRTDRVATGSVFVSDLGFSSPGLGLSAPAVLLPKLSASNVTVKEGDKGTKLMDFWVSMSRPSLRPVSVYAQTNGDLGETVGEFARQLVFKPGQVRQKVSLPVTGNTRDSYDLKFDLVLSKPHNGLLNESFGHGLVQDDDPTPTLTLGNLTTVEKAGVVNFPVKLSAPSDKYVGFSGVLKDGTAVLRKDYTTVDDDGTGTVDRIVTGSIEPGQTTGDFGVKILDGKVKEPTKTFSLVMKEVDGAELRLPRTLTGTITDND; from the coding sequence ATGGTCGCACTACTGGGTGTGGGGACGCTCACCGCGGCCGCGGCGGCACCCGAACCGCCGCCCGCCCAGGAATCGGCGCCCGCCGCCGCAAAAGTTGCGCAAGGCAACCAATGGGACGTGCGCGCGGTCAAAGGTGGGTACCAGCTGACCCTGCGCCTGGACGCGCCGGCACCGATGCGGGCGTCGCTCCCGCTGCTGGTCGTCGACGGCCGTCCGGTGGGCGTGGCGAAGCAGTCCGCGAACCGGAAGACACTGACACTGACAACTGCTGATCCGGCCGTCCTGAAGGCGCGCGACGTACGCCTGGTCTGGTCCGGTGACCTGGGAAAGCAGGCCGCCGGCCAGAGCCGTGCCATCCCTGCCCCAGGACCGACTGACGCGTACTGGTTGAAGGCACGGAGCGCGCCGCTGCTTCCTGCGGACCCAGGCGCGCTGGGCAAGTACAAGGTGGACACGGCCGAGTACAACCTGGGTGACGAGGCAGTGAACCTGCCTGGTCTCGGCCATCGCTCGGAGGTGCGCGGCAAGGTGTACTCGCCGCGTGGTGCGGTCGGCCCGCGGCCACTGGTCATCTTCTTGCACGGTCGACACGAGGCCTGCTACGGCGACCCGACGCATCCGTCCGAGAACGAGAAGCCGTGGCCGTGCCCGGCCGGTATGAAGGCGATCCCGAGCTACCGCGGGTACGACGGTGCGGCGAACGCGCTGGCCAGCAACGGGTACCAGGTGGTGTCGATCAGCGCCAACGCGGTGAACGCGTGGGACAGCGACGCGTACGACGCCGGTGCGCAGGCACGTGCCGAGCTGGTCCTGGACCACCTGGCACTGTGGCGGAAGTGGTCGACAGTCGGCGGCGGACCGTTCGGTACGCGCTTCGTCGGCCGAGTCAACCTGCAGAACGTCGGTCTGATGGGCCACTCACGTGGCGGTGAGGGTGTTGCCCGTGCCGCGGTACTGAACGCGGACCGCGGCGGCCAGTACGGCATCCGCGCCGTCCTGCCACTGGCACCGACCGACTTCGCCCGGACGACTGTGCCGGGAGTAGCCATGAGCGTAGTACTGCCGTACTGCGACGGTGACGTGTCTGATCTGCAGGGGCAGATGTTCTACGACGACACCAGGTACGCCGTAGACGGTGACACCGCTCCGCGGTCGACGGTCACGGTGCTGGGCGCCAACCACAACTTCTTCAACACCGAGTGGACACCGGGGCAGTCCGAAGCGCCGTCAGACGACGACTGGTCCGGTGACGCGAAGCAGGCGCCCTGCGGAGCGAAGTACGCGGGCCGGTTGACTGCGAAGCAGCAGCAGGCTGTGGAAACGGCGTACGTCGCCGGCTTCTTCCGGCTACAGCTGGGCAACGAGAAGCAGTTCGTAGCGCAGTTCGACGGCTCTGACGCGCGGGCTGCCTCTGCTGGCAAGGCTGTTGTTCGGGTGGTGTCACAGGCGCCTCTGGCGTCGCGGCGTGACCTGAACCGCTTCGACACGCCGCTGCCTGCCGGTGCGGTCAGTGGGAAGGCATCGGCGACTGTCTGTGCTGGTGTGACACCGCCGTCCGGATCGGAGCGAGCGGCCACTCCGACCTGCATGAAGACAGACGACTGGGGTAACGCGCCGCACTGGGGTGCTGGGTGGTTCGCCAGCAAGACACCGACGGTTGCAGTCACCAAGCTGGCCTGGACCGGCACCACTGGAGTAGTGCGGGTCGCCGTACCGTCCGGGCAGCGTGACGTACGTCGCTTTGCCGCACTGACCTTCCGCGCGATGCCGGACCCGGCTGGTACGCCCAAGACCGACCTGACCGTTCGAGTCGTCGACAGGCACGGGCGTACGGCCGCCGTGCCGGTGTCTGCCGTCAGTGACGCGCTGGTGCGGATGCCGGGCGCCAACGCGATGGGGCTGCCGAAGAACCTGCTGCGCACCGTGCGGATTCCGGTGGCGTCGCTGAAGGGCGTCGACCTGAGCGACGTACGCGCCGTCGAGCTCCGGACCGACCGCGTGGCGACTGGGTCGGTGTTCGTGAGCGACCTGGGGTTCTCGTCGCCAGGGCTCGGGCTGTCGGCACCTGCGGTGCTGTTGCCGAAGCTGTCCGCGTCGAACGTCACCGTGAAGGAGGGGGACAAGGGCACCAAGCTGATGGACTTCTGGGTCAGCATGTCGCGTCCGAGCCTCCGCCCGGTCAGTGTGTACGCCCAGACGAATGGGGACCTCGGCGAGACCGTCGGGGAGTTTGCACGGCAACTGGTGTTCAAGCCGGGACAGGTACGGCAGAAGGTGTCCTTGCCGGTGACGGGGAACACCAGGGACAGCTACGACCTGAAGTTCGACCTGGTGCTGTCGAAACCGCACAACGGGCTGCTGAACGAATCCTTCGGCCACGGGCTGGTGCAGGACGACGACCCGACGCCGACGCTCACGCTGGGCAACCTGACGACCGTGGAGAAGGCCGGAGTGGTCAACTTCCCGGTCAAGTTGTCGGCGCCGAGTGACAAGTACGTGGGCTTCAGCGGCGTACTGAAGGACGGGACGGCGGTGCTCCGGAAGGACTACACGACGGTGGACGACGACGGCACCGGCACGGTGGACCGGATCGTCACCGGCTCCATCGAGCCCGGTCAGACCACCGGTGACTTCGGGGTGAAGATCCTCGACGGCAAGGTCAAGGAGCCGACGAAGACGTTCAGCCTGGTCATGAAGGAGGTCGACGGCGCCGAACTGAGGCTTCCGCGCACGCTCACCGGCACCATCACCGACAACGACTGA
- the moeZ gene encoding adenylyltransferase/sulfurtransferase MoeZ: MSLPPLVEPADELTIDEVRRYSRHLIIPEVGMAGQKRLKNAKVLVIGAGGLGSPALLYLAAAGVGTLGVVEFDTVDESNLQRQVIHGQSDVGKSKAQSAKESILEVNPYTNVVLHETRLDNDNVFEIFEPYDLIVDGTDNFATRYLVNDAAVLLGKPYVWGSIFRFDGQVSVFWAEHGPCYRCLYPEPPPPGMVPSCAEGGVLGVLCASVGAAQVTEAIKLLTGIGDPSLGRLNIYEALDLNWRALKVRKDPNCAICGENPTVTGLIDYESFCGALTEEAADAAVGSTISVKQLSEWIKLKENGEKDFVLIDVREPNEYEINKIPGSVLIPKADFQTGVALEKLPQDKQLVFHCKSGVRSAEVLAIAKGAGFSDAVHVGGGVVAWVDQIDPSQPSY, encoded by the coding sequence GTGTCACTGCCACCGCTGGTCGAACCGGCCGACGAGCTGACGATTGACGAGGTGCGGCGGTATTCGCGGCATCTGATCATCCCCGAGGTCGGGATGGCCGGGCAGAAGCGGCTGAAGAACGCCAAGGTGCTGGTGATCGGCGCCGGCGGTCTCGGCAGCCCGGCGCTGCTCTACCTGGCCGCCGCGGGCGTCGGCACGCTCGGCGTGGTCGAGTTCGACACCGTCGACGAGTCGAACCTGCAGCGCCAGGTCATCCACGGGCAGTCCGACGTGGGCAAGTCCAAGGCGCAGTCGGCCAAGGAGTCCATCCTCGAGGTCAACCCGTACACGAACGTCGTCCTGCACGAGACCCGGCTGGACAACGACAACGTGTTCGAGATCTTCGAGCCGTACGACCTGATCGTCGACGGTACCGACAACTTCGCCACCCGCTACCTGGTGAACGACGCGGCGGTGCTGCTCGGCAAGCCGTACGTGTGGGGATCGATCTTCCGGTTCGACGGCCAGGTCAGCGTGTTCTGGGCCGAGCACGGCCCGTGCTACCGCTGCCTGTACCCGGAGCCCCCGCCGCCCGGCATGGTGCCGTCCTGCGCCGAGGGCGGCGTGCTCGGCGTACTCTGCGCGTCCGTCGGCGCGGCCCAGGTCACCGAGGCGATCAAGCTGCTCACCGGGATCGGCGACCCGTCGCTCGGCCGGCTGAACATCTACGAGGCGCTCGACCTGAACTGGCGCGCGCTGAAGGTCCGCAAGGACCCGAACTGCGCCATCTGCGGCGAGAACCCGACCGTCACCGGGCTGATCGACTACGAGAGCTTCTGCGGCGCGCTGACCGAGGAGGCGGCCGACGCGGCGGTCGGATCGACCATCTCGGTGAAGCAGCTGAGCGAGTGGATCAAGCTGAAGGAGAACGGCGAGAAGGACTTCGTCCTGATCGACGTACGGGAGCCGAACGAGTACGAGATCAACAAGATCCCCGGCTCGGTGCTGATCCCGAAGGCGGACTTCCAGACCGGTGTCGCGCTGGAGAAGCTGCCGCAGGACAAGCAGCTGGTGTTCCACTGCAAGTCCGGCGTCCGCTCGGCCGAGGTGCTGGCGATTGCGAAGGGCGCGGGCTTCTCCGACGCGGTACACGTAGGCGGCGGGGTAGTGGCATGGGTCGACCAGATCGACCCGAGTCAGCCGTCGTACTGA
- a CDS encoding maleylpyruvate isomerase family mycothiol-dependent enzyme: MTAVLAEGIGRADRTQCRTHRDSELTAWHMLLASIEGDDWSRRTVCDEWDVADIAGHLIGQAEDVNRMLSFPRRYRKAKRVYPEVVRIDAHMMVQADEHRGTPPDELRALFDQVWAKATRKISKNPELFRRVSLTMEGFDDVRLSLGYIQDILLARDLWMHRDDVCQALRRPFDAGPYAAELVAQVMYDVIDGPYWRDRPAVELELTGPGGAIYQLGRDEPVGRASVDAVSYLRTLSGRDDAPVVTGDPAATEAVTTCRMPF, encoded by the coding sequence ATGACCGCAGTACTCGCGGAGGGGATCGGCCGGGCCGATCGGACGCAGTGCCGGACGCACCGGGACAGTGAGCTCACGGCCTGGCACATGCTGCTCGCGTCGATCGAGGGGGACGACTGGTCGCGCCGTACGGTCTGCGACGAGTGGGACGTCGCGGACATCGCCGGCCATCTGATCGGCCAGGCGGAGGACGTGAACCGGATGCTGTCGTTCCCGCGCCGGTACCGGAAGGCGAAGCGGGTGTACCCGGAGGTAGTGCGGATCGACGCGCACATGATGGTCCAGGCGGATGAGCACCGCGGTACGCCACCGGACGAGTTGCGGGCGCTGTTCGACCAGGTGTGGGCGAAGGCGACGCGGAAGATCTCCAAGAACCCGGAGCTGTTCCGGCGGGTGTCGTTGACGATGGAGGGGTTCGACGACGTCCGGCTGAGCCTCGGTTACATCCAGGACATCCTGCTGGCGCGGGACCTGTGGATGCACCGCGATGACGTCTGCCAAGCACTCCGGCGTCCGTTCGACGCGGGGCCGTACGCCGCTGAGCTCGTCGCGCAGGTGATGTACGACGTGATCGACGGCCCGTACTGGAGGGACCGTCCGGCCGTGGAACTCGAACTTACTGGGCCTGGAGGTGCGATCTACCAGCTCGGGAGGGATGAGCCGGTAGGTCGCGCCTCCGTGGACGCGGTGTCGTACCTGCGAACCCTGTCCGGACGCGACGACGCCCCGGTGGTAACGGGCGACCCCGCCGCCACCGAGGCGGTCACTACCTGCAGAATGCCGTTCTAG
- a CDS encoding TetR family transcriptional regulator, with product MSTSAPDRRTRRRQETIGEILDVAIELMEADGVAALSLSAVARRLGLQPPSLYQYFPSKMAIYDALFQRGSELQRDAYRTALATATTQDLLQLNLVAATAFCRWCLANPVYTQLLFWRTIPGFEPSPAAYAPAQETLQDLREHLLMTAAAGYLHPAAASDEGIALYTSLTAGLLSQQIANEPDASFEDGRFIRMLPTVLDMFHQHYAPTRGKR from the coding sequence GTGAGCACTTCCGCGCCGGACCGCCGTACCCGCCGCCGCCAAGAGACGATCGGGGAGATCCTCGACGTCGCCATCGAGCTGATGGAGGCAGACGGCGTCGCGGCGCTGAGTCTGTCCGCGGTGGCCCGGCGGCTCGGCCTGCAACCGCCGTCGCTGTACCAGTACTTCCCGTCGAAGATGGCGATCTACGACGCGCTGTTCCAGCGCGGCAGTGAGTTGCAGCGGGACGCGTACCGGACTGCCCTGGCAACTGCAACGACCCAGGACCTACTACAGCTCAACCTGGTCGCCGCGACCGCGTTCTGCAGGTGGTGCTTGGCCAACCCCGTCTACACACAACTGCTGTTCTGGCGGACCATTCCGGGCTTCGAGCCGAGCCCCGCGGCGTACGCGCCGGCGCAGGAAACGCTGCAGGACCTCCGCGAACACCTGTTGATGACAGCAGCGGCGGGCTATCTGCACCCAGCTGCGGCCAGTGACGAGGGCATCGCGCTGTACACGTCGCTGACGGCCGGACTGCTCTCGCAGCAGATCGCTAACGAGCCGGACGCGTCATTCGAGGACGGGCGCTTCATCCGGATGCTTCCGACCGTGCTCGACATGTTCCACCAGCACTACGCGCCAACCAGGGGGAAGAGATGA
- a CDS encoding DUF2277 domain-containing protein, which yields MCRNITVLRGLEPSATTEEIHAAALQYVRKVTGVGSLSATTRGPIERAAAEVAKITEQLLAEMPARRTPPQTVPPLRRPEVRARLGLD from the coding sequence ATGTGCCGAAACATCACCGTGCTGCGCGGACTCGAGCCGTCCGCGACCACTGAGGAGATCCACGCCGCCGCGCTGCAGTACGTGCGAAAGGTGACCGGGGTCGGTTCGCTGAGCGCGACCACCCGCGGCCCGATCGAGCGTGCCGCGGCCGAGGTCGCCAAGATCACCGAGCAGCTGCTCGCAGAGATGCCCGCGCGCCGCACCCCGCCGCAGACCGTGCCGCCGCTACGCCGCCCGGAAGTCCGCGCCCGCCTCGGCCTGGACTAG
- a CDS encoding TIGR03560 family F420-dependent LLM class oxidoreductase, which yields MRFAIKTRPEHTTWQQLRDVWIAADQFELFESAWHWDHFYPLTGDMQGPNLEAWTTLGALAQATSRIRLGCQVTGMIYRHPAVLANMAATTDIISNGRLELGIGAGWNEMETAAYGIELYPLKERFDRFDEGTQAIVALLTEKVANFDGKYVKLTDAYCNPKPVQTPHPPITIGGKGPKRTLRAVARWAQQWNVIVANPEEWKPLKDVLVQRCEEVGRDVGEITCSVNVRIDPDSPLDKAVAAAAAYGEAGVDLVVMNLPLDAPPSVLEPLAKALAPLA from the coding sequence ATGCGGTTCGCGATCAAGACCAGGCCGGAGCACACCACCTGGCAACAGCTGCGGGACGTGTGGATCGCGGCGGACCAGTTCGAGCTCTTCGAGTCGGCCTGGCACTGGGACCACTTCTACCCGCTCACCGGCGACATGCAGGGCCCGAACCTGGAAGCGTGGACGACGCTGGGCGCGCTCGCCCAGGCGACCTCACGGATTCGGCTCGGCTGCCAGGTGACCGGCATGATCTACCGGCACCCCGCGGTGCTGGCGAACATGGCGGCGACCACCGACATCATCAGCAACGGCCGGCTAGAGCTCGGCATCGGCGCCGGCTGGAACGAGATGGAGACCGCCGCGTACGGCATCGAGCTGTACCCGTTGAAGGAACGCTTCGACCGGTTCGACGAGGGTACGCAGGCGATCGTCGCGCTGCTCACCGAGAAGGTCGCGAACTTCGACGGCAAGTACGTCAAGCTCACCGACGCGTACTGCAATCCGAAGCCGGTGCAGACGCCGCATCCGCCGATCACGATCGGCGGCAAGGGACCGAAGCGTACGCTCCGCGCGGTCGCCCGGTGGGCGCAGCAGTGGAACGTCATCGTCGCGAACCCGGAAGAGTGGAAGCCGCTCAAGGACGTACTGGTCCAGCGTTGTGAAGAGGTGGGTCGCGACGTCGGCGAGATCACCTGTTCGGTGAATGTCCGGATCGATCCGGACAGTCCGCTCGACAAGGCGGTCGCGGCAGCCGCGGCGTACGGCGAGGCGGGCGTCGACCTGGTCGTGATGAACCTTCCGCTGGACGCGCCACCGTCCGTGCTGGAACCACTCGCGAAGGCACTGGCACCACTCGCCTAG
- a CDS encoding MGMT family protein, whose translation MDREEYVEAVLQAVESIPEGSVATYGDIAEYVGQGGPRQVGAIMREYGAAVTWWRVIRASGVPADEVGDEQLELLRADGVRITNGRVNLRTVRWTPEP comes from the coding sequence GTGGACAGGGAGGAGTACGTCGAGGCGGTGCTGCAAGCCGTGGAGTCGATCCCGGAGGGCAGCGTCGCGACGTACGGGGACATCGCCGAGTACGTCGGGCAGGGCGGGCCGCGGCAGGTCGGCGCGATCATGCGCGAGTACGGCGCGGCCGTCACCTGGTGGCGGGTGATCCGCGCGTCCGGCGTACCTGCTGACGAGGTCGGCGACGAACAGCTGGAATTGCTCCGCGCCGACGGCGTCCGAATCACCAACGGCCGGGTAAACCTCCGCACCGTCCGCTGGACCCCCGAACCCTGA